CACGATATAATACCAGTCAGTCGAGTTTAACAGCGACATGAACCATATAGCATCGGCGTATCTGCTAATAGCATTGATGTTATTGGGGAAAAGTATTACGGGTATTGAAACGTTTTCTTTTATCATTTTGACACCCTCGTCTAAAACTGTTTGTGACTGAAATATGGATCCACCAACCATTATGGCATCCGTCCCTTGCCCCTCACATATCTTTGCGTACTTTGCCATTTCCTGCGTGGAAAAGTTCTCTGGGTCGAGCAAAGTCATATGGGCGCAACCGTTCTTCTCTATCCTCTCAAGTATATAACGCTCAACCCTGCCCAGCTTCAACACCTTCAGCCTCTTTAGTAACAATATCATACCATGCCGCATAAGCATCTACAGGAGTATAGGATGGGTACCAATGTACCTCCTTAGATACTTTACAGAATCCACATGTGACTCTAGCAACCTCTGAACCTTTTTCATGTACCACTGATACGGCTTCATGGTTGCACAAAGGACAGACGAAGATTGACGGTGGCGGTTTAACGGTCTTACGTATTATCTTTCTCCTTTTCCTTCCCAACTCTCATCCATAGTGTTTTGCACCTTTTTTCTATAAAAACCCTTGTTTTCGGTTGACACAGAGGCTAACTCGTTTTAACTCAGTATCTTGGCGCGAATAATATGTTTAGGTATGACCAAAGACTAAATACGCGCTAGTAGATGTTCCTATGAATTGAAAAAAGTAGGGAGGCCTGAAAAACGCAAAGTATCCGTCGGTCTTCTTCTATCTGATTTTAGGACGGTTTACAATGTTATATCCGAGGCCCGGAGAAGGGGCATAGAGGTGTTATACGTTAATAGCTTCAGCGAGTTGCCTCTTAACGCAAAGGCGATAATAACCAGTAAAAAGGACGATCCTAAACTTCCTATTCCTGTTCTGTTTGTCGAGGACTTCCCCTCATACAAGGCCCTTATGGATAGGGCGTACGAAGTAGCTTTTGGAAAAGATTGTCCAAAATTCATAACGGTCTCCATAGATCCTGGTGAGAAGAGGACAGGTTGCGCCTTCTTCGCCGAAGATATTTTGCTTAGAACCTCGACATACTCTGACAGACAGCGCCTCTTTAACGATATCGAGGAATTCTTTAACACGCATCAAAATTGTAAGAAATATGTAATAATCGGAGAAGGTGCGGGCAATCTTTCTTATGATCTTGAGAAGGACATCCGCGAGAGGTTTCTGGGAACCGATCGTGTAGAGATAATGACGGTATCAGAAAATAGCTCAAGCCGGAGAAACGTTTTTATTTCTGCACATCCGTCTGATGAGAGCGCGGCCCTCATGCTTTTTGTTAAGGTCAGAGGAAAGCTGATACTGTCTGGGAGGTGAAGGTTTCAATGAACGTAGGGGCCGGTAAGACTTTACTCGTTAAAGGTCCAGCATCCGTGAAGTTAATATCGGGTTCTGGAAAGATCTTTGGGTACATTTTGACCCAGAAAAAACCGCTCTTCGTAAGGGACTCAAGAGCACTACCGATATTCACCGACGTAGGCATGGAGGTTGAGTTGAGTCTAGGGGAGGGATCATCCGTTGAGATCGTGGATCATGATACCGTGCCGGAAGATTGGAAAACGTTAGTATCCCAAGTTGTTAAGAATCATAAGAAGATCGTAGTGATGGGCGGAACAGACTCGGGAAAGACGTCTTTGACCACTTTTATCATCAACTCGTTATTAAACGAGGGTAAAAAAGCAAGCTTGGTGGACTTGGACCTGGGCCAATCAAATATATGCCCCCCCACCACCATAGGATCTGTTCTAACGACAAAACAAATACCGGATATTTACCAACTCAAGGCAGATTTTATCGCACCGGTCGGCTTCACGTCACCTTCGTTTGTGAGGGAATACCATCTCAAGAAAACCGGTGAGCTTCTTAGCTACGCAGCCGGTGAAGGAGATCACACGGTTATCGATTGCGATGGTTGGATAGAAGGTAAGGATGCGGAGGAACATAAGATTAACCTCCTTAACGTCATTAAACCCTCACTCGTGATATTCCTGGAAAAGTCGCAAGAAAAAGTCGAAAGTTATTGTAAGGAGATCGGCATAGAGTGCGCTGTCGTAGACAAGTCTGAGTATGTGCATAAGCGGGACCACGAGGCACGCAAAAGGCTTAGGGAAAGCTCCTTCAGAAGATACCTGAAGGATGGCTCTATAAAGACCGTACCGCT
Above is a window of Aigarchaeota archaeon DNA encoding:
- a CDS encoding transcription elongation factor 1 family protein, which gives rise to MGRKRRKIIRKTVKPPPSIFVCPLCNHEAVSVVHEKGSEVARVTCGFCKVSKEVHWYPSYTPVDAYAAWYDIVTKEAEGVEAGQG
- a CDS encoding geranylgeranylglyceryl/heptaprenylglyceryl phosphate synthase, yielding MKLGRVERYILERIEKNGCAHMTLLDPENFSTQEMAKYAKICEGQGTDAIMVGGSIFQSQTVLDEGVKMIKENVSIPVILFPNNINAISRYADAIWFMSLLNSTDWYYIV
- a CDS encoding Clp1/GlmU family protein, with product MNVGAGKTLLVKGPASVKLISGSGKIFGYILTQKKPLFVRDSRALPIFTDVGMEVELSLGEGSSVEIVDHDTVPEDWKTLVSQVVKNHKKIVVMGGTDSGKTSLTTFIINSLLNEGKKASLVDLDLGQSNICPPTTIGSVLTTKQIPDIYQLKADFIAPVGFTSPSFVREYHLKKTGELLSYAAGEGDHTVIDCDGWIEGKDAEEHKINLLNVIKPSLVIFLEKSQEKVESYCKEIGIECAVVDKSEYVHKRDHEARKRLRESSFRRYLKDGSIKTVPLSWLKLSTIPAEAHNVAINPLQHVKSLVDAYNTQATVVPALNVDSLSKNKVGVLSYLFDADERCLGIGLVSDIDTKRNAIKIYSKLDTIPKKLVVGCMLLSYHGDELFVWTMPRT